In Desulfosporosinus youngiae DSM 17734, the genomic stretch GCATGTCCAGGACAATGGCTTCAATAAGCTCTTCTTTGCGTTTAAAATAATAAGTCACATTCCCTACACTAATCCGGAGGGACTCTGCTATATCCCGCATACTGACACCGTTGTAGCCCTTTTCCGCAAACAGTCTCCGGGCCAGGTTCAAAATTTCCTGTTTTCTATTCACTTCAGCTGCTCCTCCCTTCGATCACCCGGCCTTAAGTTTCCTTAAGCTTCCCCCGGCTTCTCACCGGACCGGAAAGATTTCATTGCTTTCAGCTCCCGGCTGATAAATGACAGGGACACGATGACAGCCAGGGAATCGGCGATAGGTCCCGCAAAAATTGCTCCTTCAATGCCAAACCAGAGAGGCAGAATAATCAGAAGAGGCAATAAAAATAGTCCTTGACGGGTGAGGGCCAGAAAAATTCCCTGTTTGGCCTTCCCTGTGGCGACAAAAAAGTTGGAAGTTAAAGGCTGAATACCGCTGATAAACATCATCAGCATAAAAATACGCATATATTGGGATGCAAAGGTAAAGTAAGTCTCACTCCCCTCTCCGAATATCCCCACAATCTGTCGGGGAAAAAGCTGGAAGCAGAAAAAGAAAAACACTGAAGCGCCCACGATGCCCGCCGCGGCTTTCATATAGGCTTCTCTGACCCGGGGATAATTCTTTGCTCCATAATTAAAACTGATAATCGGCTGAGTTCCCTGGGCAATGCCGATTACAAAGGCAAGGACGACAAAATTGACCTTTGAGATAACTCCAATGACGGCCAGAGGCAGTTCACTGCCATATTCAGACAAGCACCGTAATGGGTAAACGTATTATTCATGGTTATTTGGACCAGCATCATAATAAAATGGTTTAAAAAACCGGCGGCCCCCAGGGTGACAATACCCTTGACATAGCTCA encodes the following:
- a CDS encoding MATE family efflux transporter; translated protein: MSEYGSELPLAVIGVISKVNFVVLAFVIGIAQGTQPIISFNYGAKNYPRVREAYMKAAAGIVGASVFFFFCFQLFPRQIVGIFGEGSETYFTFASQYMRIFMLMMFISGIQPLTSNFFVATGKAKQGIFLALTRQGLFLLPLLIILPLWFGIEGAIFAGPIADSLAVIVSLSFISRELKAMKSFRSGEKPGEA